The region GACAACTCCAAGCCGCTCTCAGCAACCGCTTCTTTGAGTCACTCGACGATCTTACAACGGCGATTGATACAGCTCTTGACCAGCTCTCTGTACCAGAAGTGAGTAATTATTTCTAACTCCTACTATAATTCAATCCGCAGTTTCACTCTGCAAGCGGTGTCCCCCGTTTGACGTACTATGCGCACTCTCCACCGTTGGCCTTCGTCTCGAGTCTTTATCAGTCTGCATTGCATCGATGATATTATAATACACGTCCGCGAGGATGTGGATATGTCCGAGCAGGCTGGTGGGGATCCGTTGTTCCAGTCCCACGATCCGATCTTCAATCGGAAAGAACTGCTTCACGTTGGCCACGTTCCCGAGGAAGATCGCATCGTCGGGCGCGACGACGAGATTCAGTCCGTCGCGGCCGAAGTCGGGGCGATTACGCGTGGCGATCCACCGAACAACGTGATGATCTACGGGAAAACTGGGACCGGAAAGAGTCTCATTTCCCGCCACGTCGCGACGCGAGCACAGGATGCCGCCCGGAGCAACGACATCGATTGTGGCGTCCTCTACGTTGATTGTTCCGAAGCCAACACAGAGACGCGAGCTACCCGTCAACTCGCACTTAGCCTGAAAGAAGAGACTGGCTACGAGGAACACATTCCGCTTCGTGGCGTTGGGACGATGGAATACTACCAGCACATCTGGGGAATTCTCCAGCAATGTTTCGACGCCATCGTCGTCATCTTAGACGAGATCGACAAACTCGACAACAGTAACATCTTGATGCAACTCTCGCGCGCTCGAGAGGCCCAGAAGACCGACGCCTACATCGGCGTCATTGGAATCAGTAACAAGATTCAATACCGCGAAACCTTAGACGAGCGCATCGACAGCAGTTTTGGCCATCGCGAACTCTTCTTCCATCCCTACGACGCCTCCCAACTGCGTGAGATCATGCGCAACCGTGAGGATGCCTTCCAGCCATCCGTCCTCGAGGACGGAACAATCGAACTCTGTGCGGCACTCGCCGCGAAGAAACACGGTGACGCCCGCAAGGCAATCGAGATTCTGAAAGAAGCGGGTGAACTTGCGCGACGAACCGATTCCAAACTCGTCGCCGAAGATCATATCCAGCAGGCCCAGGAGGTCGCCGAAATCAACCGCATCGAGGAACTCACGAGCGGGGCGACAGTTCATGCAAAACTCGCTCTCTACGCGCTCGCAAGTCGCATCATCACTGGCGACCGTGAGACGTACAAGACTCGCGAGATCTTCGAGCGCTATGTCAGCATCTGCGAACTGGTCGCAAACGATCCGATCACCGAGAACGGGCTCTACCGCCAACTCAAAGAACAGGCCTTCCTCGGCGTCATCGAATCCGAAAAGACCGGCGGCGGCCGCTCGCAGGGCAGCTATCTCCTGCATCGGCTCGTCACTGATCCAAAACACATCGTCAAAGCCGTTCGCCGAGACTCCTCGCTCGAGGACCTGCCGACGTATGACCACCTCGTCGAACGGAGTAACGAACTCCAGAATCGCGACGCTGACCTGTCGACGTTCTCCTAACGTCTGTCTCCCCCACACGCCGTCGGGCTGTTTTCACTCTGAACAAGGGGTGTGGGTGGGCTTCGGCGCTGGTTGCGTTACGTCATGCCAAGTAACGACACACCCGCGAGTGACGCCGCGACGAGTGCAAGCGTCCACGCGCCGAGACCAACCGTGAGCCAGCCAATCGTCGTCTTCCGACTCGAGCCGGCGGACACTGCCAACATCGCCGTGAGGTGAATCCCGGCTAAAATCGGACCGGCAAAGGATAGGCCAACGAGTCCGTATCGCTCCCAGATGCGGCGGGCACGTGCGTATCGCCCACTCGAGTCCTCTCCCTCATTGGCAGTTCGCTGGGACCACCACGCAAGCAATCGGTGTTGGGCGAGGACGATCACGCTGACGATTGTGATGCTCCCAGCGAACGCCACCAGCCCGGTGACGACTGGGTCCAGACCAAGGCCGATTGCGACCGGAATGACGATGAACGGCTCGATTGCGGGAACCATCGTCAGGACGAACACGAGCAGGTACTGCCAGACGCCGCTTGTCTCCTCGAGAAGCGAGTCTGCTTCGGCCTCGACGAGGGCAGGGACGGGACTAAATGCGGACTCGAGAAGCAGGGGGTTGAACACGGACTCGACGAAGAGAGACTGCAGTGCCATGGGAAGTGCCTCGAGTGTTTGTGTAGTGACACTCACAGACGGGAGGAAAAGTCGTTTCGATTGTCGCCGTCCTTGGGCCCGATTCGGATACCTGGAGACGATTCGGACGACGTTTCCAGCCCAGTAGCCCGGCAGTAGCTTTTTGGTTCGGATCTGCGACGACGAACACATGACCGGACGGTACTACGAAGAATTCACGGTCGGCGAGACGATTGCCCACGAGCGCCGGCGGACCATCTCCGAGAGCGACAACCAGCGCTTCTGTGATGTGACGATGAACCAGCAGCCGCTGCATCTCGATGCGGAGTTCGCCGCCGAGACGCAGTTCGGCGACCGACTCGTCAACGGCCTCTACACGCTATCGCTTGCGGTCGGAATCTCGATCCCCGAGATGACCGACGGCACAATCGTCGCGAATCTCTCCTACGATAACGTCGAACACCCCGAGCCTGTCTTTCACGGCGATACGATCCGCGCTGAGTCGACGGTAACGGACAAACGCGAAACCAGCGACGGCGAGCGTGGCATCGTCACGATGGCCGTCGAAGTGTTCAATCAGGACGACGACCTCGTCTGCTCGTTCGAGCGCACTGTCCTCTCACTGAAACGGGAACACGCCGAAACCGGTGGTGAGGGCGATGGCAACTGAAACGCCTGCGACACTCGAGAGCGACGCGACCGCCGGCGACCTCGAGTGGCTCTCGCTCGAGGATGGCGAGGAAATCGTCTGGGCCGGCGGGCCAGATCGACGAACGCTCCTGCCAGCGTTTCTGATTGGCATCCCGCTTGCAATCGTCCTGATCGGGATTCTCATCATCGTCGGCGAGTACCTACGGATTACGAACACGAGCTACGTAGTCACAACCCGCGCAGTATACCGAAAATCCGGTGTACTCTCGCGTGATGTCAAGCGAATTGAACACGAGAAAGTCCAAGATATCTCCTACACGCAGTCGGCACTTGGGAACCACTTTGGGTATGGCACCGTCGAAGTCAGCACGGCGGGTGGCGCTGGCGTCGAAATGGCGTTTTCGTCCGTTCCGGAGCCACGAGACGTCCAGCACCTGATCGGCGAGCAGCGAAAGCGCTCTCGCTCGAGTGCTGGCTCTCGAGGTGACGACGTTGACCGACCTGCTGACGACGTGCTCGAGGAAATCGTCACCGAACTGCGCGAGATTCGGACGCTGCTCGAGGAGTCAGAAACACAGCAGCGATCAGGATCACCCGCTGACCCGGATGATTCCACGACGCGAACGTCCTCGAGTGGCCACCGATCACGATGATAGACGACACCAGCGAGGGGCGTGGGAACCCCGTCGACGCAGGCGACCTCGAGTGGCTCGTCCTCGAGTCCGATGAGGAGATTCGCGTCCGAACAGGTCCGCGAATCCAGACTGTGTACCCGTGGCTTGCGATTGCGCTTGTCGGCGTGGCCGTCGTCAGCATCGCCGTCTGGATCGAGGTTATCTCGCTGCTCGGCGCGCTCTGGATTCCGGTGTTCGTCGCCCCCGCTATCTGGCAGTACGCACAGGTGACGCGGACGGCGTTCCTCGTGACAACGCACCGTGTTGCGGTCCGCAGCGGCGTCTTTGGACGCTCTGTTCGCGTCGTCGGCCTCGAGCGCGTCCAGAACACGACCCGGAAACAACACGCACTCGGCCGGCTGGCGGGCTACGGCACCGTGACGATTGAAACCGCAAGTGGCTCGATACTGACGTTCTGGAACGTCGAGGAGCCAGCGTCGGTGCAGGCCTCACTCGAGTCCGTGACCCAGTCTGGCAACGGCGACATCGAGGACCCGGCTGCCGTTCCGGGCTCGAGCGCACAGTGGCAGGCCGTACTCGAGGAGGTCCGAGGCTGGCGACGAGCACTCGAGCAGACGCGCTCGAACTGACCGGCTCGTGGTGTGTAACCGAATAACAAACTACCGACACGATTTTTATACGACCGGCCAACTGGGACGGTATGGGTGACCTGCTTCCCGAAATAATCGAGACGGACCGGTTACGATTCGACGCGATCCGTCCCGAGTCGGTCGACGTCTTCGACCTCTATGCGATCTGTTCGTCGGATCCCGGAATCGACGAGATTACCGAGTATATGACGTGGGATCCACACGACACGCCAAAGGAGGCCCAGGAGTTCATCGAGCGCGTGAGCGACCAGTACGACGACGGCGACGGTGTCTCGTACCTGATTCGGCCGCGAACAGATGCCGGCGAAACCGGTGCCGGCGAAATTGCGGGCACCGGCGGCTTCGGCATCGACTGGGAGAAACGCACAATGACGATGGGCGTCTGGCTCCGCAAACGATTCTGGGGTCGGGGCTACTCCGGCGAACGCGCCGCTGCCTTCCTCGAGCTTGCGTTCGACCGCCTCGATCTCGAGGTCGTCGCAGCCGCTGCACACGTCGATAACGAGCAATCGAATCGCGCGATTGAGAAGTACGTCGACGCGCACGGCGGCCAACGTGATGGCTGCCTGCGAAACCATATCGTGATCGACGGCGAGCCGGTTGATTGCTATCGGTATACAATCTCGAGCGAGGAGTGGGTTGCAAATCGAAGCGATCTGACGGTGCAGTTTCGCGACTGACCTCAGATGACCAGCGAGATCATGTACATGTTGATAAAGACAGCGAGCAGCCATGGCAGGGCAAGCCCGGCTGGAACGATCGGTCGGTATGCGCGAGGCAGCAGTGGGCGACAGACAAGCCCAACGCCGATTGCGAACGCCTTCAGGACCAGCATTCCCGCGAGTCCGTAGCCCTCGATTGCACCGCGCGCAATTGGATTCGATTCGGCCAGCCCCAGGTGCAAGCCGACGAACGTCGTCACGACGTCGCCGACCAGTGAAATGGCGACGAGCACCCAGAGCGCGCGCTCGAGTTGGACCGGTGTCACGTCGATTGGCAGTGAGTGGTGTCTGTAGGCACCGTCGGAACTCATACGCGCTCGTCCGGAATCGAACCGGACTGCCACGAACAGGTGGCGGGAACCAACAGAGCGTGCGACAGGGCCGCACGCATCGGTTCCAGTACTGACAGTATTGTTATGGCAGCCGTAGAACGCGAGCGCTCGCAGTAAGGGCTGATAACCGTCAAGAAGGGAGTGACTTACCACCAGAAATGCGCTGACTCGAGGCTACAGCACCGTCCCGTGCTTTTTGTCAGGAAGGGATTTCTCGACGTCTTCATAGAACGCAAAGCGAGCGGCCAGTTCACCTCGGAGCCGACTCGGCGGGATGAGTTCGTCGATGACAACTTCACTGGCCATCCGATGGACGTCGATGTCTTCGCGGTACTCCTCGCGCAGTTCCTGCTCGCGTTTGGCTCGCTCCTCGGGGTCGTCAATTTCTGAAAGCTTGCGCGCGTAGACGGCGTTGATGGCAGCTTCCGGCCCCATAATCGCAATCTCACCCGACGGGAGTCCGATGACGCTCTCGGGGTCGTAGGCCGGCCCGCCCATCGCGTAAATGCCAGCGCCGTAGGCCTTGCGAACGACGACAGTCTGTTGGGGGACAGTTGCAGCCGACGTTGCGTAGATCAATTTCTTGCCCTGCTCGAGGATGCCGTCTTGTTCGACCTGTGAGCCAGCCATGAAGCCGGGCGTGTCACAGAGATACAGCAGCGGGATGTTGAACGCGTCCGCCGTCCAAATGAACTGGGCGGCCTTTTCGGCGGCATCGGGGAAGATCGCTCCCGCCCGCTGTGCTGGCTGGTTCGCGACGATTCCGATTGGTCGGCCGTCGATCCGAGCGAACGCGGTCAGGATCTCTTTCCCGTACTCTGGGCGCAACTCGAGGACCGAGCCTGAATCGACGAGTCGGTCGATCACGTCAGTCATGTCGTAGCTTTCGTTTGGCCGTTCGGGTACGACCGCGTCGATTCCGTCCGGCGAGTTTGCGGGTGCTGTACCGGCTTGCTGTGGTGGTTTCTCGTCGGCGTTGTCCGGCAGATACGTCAGCAACTGGGCAGCGAGTTCGCGGGCGTGTTCCTCGTCTCGTGCGACGAGATCCGCAGAGCCGGACTCTCGAGCGTGGACTTGTGGGCCACCCAACTCCTCGAGTGAGATGTCTTCGCCGGTGACCATCTGGACCATTCGGGGGCTTGCAATAGCCATCGCGGACATGTTTTCGACCATAATGGTGAAGTCCGCAAAGACGGGCGTGTAGGCGGCACCGGCGATACACGGGCCGTAGAGCACACAGATCTGAGGGACGCGACCCGACAACATCGAGTGGTTGTAGTAGTATTTTCCAATCCCCTCGCGATTGGCGAAGAAGCCGGTCTGTTGGTCGATTCGCCCGCCCGACGAATCCATCAAATACAGCACTGGCCGGCCGGTTTTCAGCGCGCGCTGTTGCATCCGGAGGAACTTTTCGACGCCCTTGGCGGCCATGCTGCCCCGCTTGACCGTGTAGTCGTTGGCCATAAAGTGCAGGTCCCGGCCCTCGAAGGTCGCGCCGCCCGTAATGAGCCCATCCGCCGGCAGGCGGTCGTCCGTCTCCTCGCCCGCCCCGTCAGGATGCCAGTCATCAAACGCCGCGAACGTTCCATCCTCAAATAGAAACGCATCATCTTCGCCGCCGAACCACAACTCGAGGCGGTCGCGGACGAACAGTTTCTCGTCTAACCCCTCGCGGTACTTCTCGGGACCACCCTCGAGAATGTCTTCAATTTCTGCTTCGAGCGCGCGCTCACGGTCGGTCGGGCCGAGTGGCTCGTCGGTTGCGGCACTTGAGTCGGCTGCTGTGGCGTCGTCTGCTGCACCTGGACGACCATCCGCGTGTCCGTCGTACTCGTGACTGGCTGTCGGCTCAGTTGCCGATCCGACGTAGACGTCGACGGAGTCACCAAGGTGTTCGGCCAGCGCGGCTGCGATCGCTGCGGCTTCTTCCTCGCTTGCCCCCGGTGCGATACGGACTTGCATACCACATGGTGTGTGGGGATTGCTCAAAAAGCCAGCGCGCAGTGTGTCGCGTTGAGAGCGTGCGAACGCACATTTCAGTGGTGCGTATCGAGCAGAGAGGAGAGTGGTTCGCGCCGAGTCGATCACCACGGTTCGGTGGTCGAGGAGTGGACGGATGAGGAGGTTGCGTGTCGGGGAGATGGCGCGAACCTGTCGGGTGTCACTGCCTCCGTGGTCACCAGCACGGAGACAGATAGTGCTCTGATGGGTGCGGCCACGAACGCTTGCGTTCACGCGTGGCGTTTTTATATCGGGTCTGTTATCTCGACAACACATTCTCCGGCTGATGGCTCGAGAATCGACCGCCCTCACAGATCGACTGCGGGCGTGCTACGCTGCTCTTATCTAGCTGGCCCGCACCTGCAAGCAGCACCGCTATACGGCGATTTGTCGTAGGTCTGGTAGCTTTCGACTACCGCGTGTACGTGAACATTAGCTTTGTCGTAACGGGGTGGACCAGCACCTAACCCAGTCGAGTGTATGTCAGACACTGAATCCGAGAGTACCGTCAGGCGGCTCGCCTCACTCCGTGACCGTCTCGAGGCAGGGATGGACCGGCGAGAGTTTTTACGGACCCTCGTCACTGGCGGGTACGCGGTCGGGATGGCCCACTTTCTCGGTGTTGAAGACTTTCTCTCGGCTGCCGACGGAGAGGTGCCGGTTGTCACGGCGGTAGTACGCGAGGATCCATCCGATCCGTACTCACTGACAGAGCGCACGCAGACCGTTCCTGCCGACTGGTACGCGGCCGTCGAGACCGCGACCGAACTGAACGACCGGTTGGCACGACTGGCATTTACTGGCTACCTCGGCAGCGCCGTCGTCCCTGGGAGCTACGACAGTGCCACGGCATCCGTCTCGATCGGTCTCTCGAGCGATGCTGACTCGATTCCGGAGGCGATTTCGGCGTTCGCTGACGATATCTCGATCAACCCCGAGACGTTCATCGAGATAGAGTCGATCGAAGAGGGCCCGGATCCGACGACTGCGGAACCACGATTCGCCAGTCACATCCCCGCCGATGGCCCACCGAGCGGCGTCGCCTGTGAAACATCCTCGAGCATGGCAACGCTATCGCCGGCGCTGTACGATCCCACGGATGAACAGGCCTTTTTTGCGACGGCTGAACACGCTTTCGAGGAAGCGGACTCGGCCATCGGTGAGCGCGTGACGCTGCCCGTCGAAGGCGGCGACCTGCTCACACTCGGGGCCGTCGAACAGGCGTTCCCCGTCGAGGATATCGTTGCAGTCTCTCCAGACGACGGTGACGGCGTTCAGCCCTCGAGTTGGATCGACGCGCCGGAACCGGTTCGTGTCACCGGGCAACTCACGAAGTTCGGCCTTGCCGACCTCATTGCCCGCGACGAGGAACTCGAGAAAGTCGGCGCGTTGACCGGACACACGACGGGACGCATACAGGGGATCGATGCGGTGACCTGTTTTACAGATCATTTCTGTCGGCGTGGCCAGATTCGCTGGGGTGGTGAGATGGATCTCACAGACGGCGATAGCGGCTCCGTGAGTTATTATCCGGATCCGGAAGGTGCCGACGACACCGTGCTCGTTGCTGGACTCAACAACGCCCGCACTTGGTGGCCTGGGCAGAGCTACGTCTGGGGTGTGAGTGCGTACCACCTGACTGAAATGCAGGGCTATCACTTCTAACGATGACAACGACAGATTCCACGCGCGACGGTGACCGACTCTCAACTCTGTTCAGCGCCAGCGTCCGGATCATCGCTGACCTGCTCATCGTCACACTCTGGGTTGTATTCCTCGCGTTGCTGTTTCTCGGAACCGCGTGGCCACGGTGGGCGTTTTATGCCCTGTTACTGGGCGGCGTTGCCGGCTACGTCATGATCACGGCTGCGTGGAGGCGTTAATGTCTTGTCACAGGCTTCTACAGCCAACTCACACAGCCTCGCCGCGCTGTTCTCGTTTCCAGAACAGCACGAGTAGCGTGATGCAGACGATTGCGGCGATGAGATAGCCAACTGCGTTCGGCAACCATGACGACGCACGGACGGCGAGAACGCCGAGCCAGCCCACAATCAGGACGCCTATGACGGTCACGCCAACCGCAAGCAACAGAAAATACGGCCTGATCATTACTCGAGGTTCGTCTCCGTCCGGAAAACCATCGTGCCTGTACCCGCAAGGCATTGGTATCCGCGTCTGGACGAGCCCTGCTGTCCTACACCGATTCTTCAAGACTCGCCTCGAGGCGCTCGAGGAGTCCGTCGTTGCCGACAAATACCGGTGTCCGCTGGTGGACGTCAGTTGGCTCAACCGTGAGCAGTGACTGCTCGCCGTCCGAGGAGGCCCCGCCCGCTTGCTCGACGATGTACCCAATCGGGTTCCCCTCGAACTGCAATCGAAGCTTGCCTTGGGGTGCGGATTCGAGGGCGGGGTATCCGAAGATACCGCCATACGTCATGACCTGATTGACGTCACCGATCATTGCGCCACCATAGCGGAGTTTGAGTTCGGACTCGATTTCTCGGGCGTATGCTTCGAACGTGTCGGTCCAGTTGGGAACGCGTCCGCCAAAACCGTACGCGACGGGGTCTTCGGGAAGCGTCACGTCCTGGTCGATAAGGCGGCGCTCGCCGCCGCTGAGTTCGTACTCTGAGACGGTCTCGTCGGTTGCGATCACCATCGTCGTGATCGGTCCGTAGAGGACGTACCCCGCTGCGACGAGCGTGTCGCCGCGAGCGGGGAGGGAATCAGCGTAAATACCGAAGATTGACCCCATCGCGTTGTTCGACGTGAGGTTCGAGGAGCCATCGAGCGGGTCAACGGCGACCGCGTAGGTGTCGGACGATCCCGGAGCAGCGCCACACTCGAGGACGTCGGATTGTTCTTCGCTTGCATACTGCCCGACGCCGTCGATAGTCGACAGTCGCTCGGCGAGCAACTCATCGGCCCAGATATCGGCTGCGAACTGGGTCTCACCGCTTGGGTTTTCCTCGTCGTCAACGGTGTTACGGCGGCCGACCAGCCCCTGTCGAATCTCCGTCGCTGAGCGAGTGACTGTCGCGACGATGGACTCGACAACTGGATCGGAAACCGTCATCTATTCGGCTGCCTCGAGTGCGGCGTCGGCCGTTTCCTCCTCGAAGATGACCTTCTCGAGGGCGTCGAGGATGTGGGTCGGGTTCTCGCGCTGCCAGACGTTGCGGCCGACGGCGAGGCCAGTACAGCCGGCGTTGACGGCGGCTTCGACGGTCGAGAGGAAGTCGTAGTCCGAGGTTTTCGAGCCACCGCTCATGACGACGTTCATGTTGCCGGCGGCTTTGCAGGCGTGTTCCATCGCGTCGGGACTGCCCGGGTACTTGACTTTCGCGATGTCTGCACCGATCTCGAGAGCGATACGAGTCGCATAGGAGATGGTCGAGGGCTTGGTGTCGTTTTTGAGGCCCTGTCCGCGGGGGTAGGACCACATGACCATCGGCAGGTCGTGGTCGCGGGCAGATTCCTGGGCGTCGCGGAACTCCTCGAACATCTCGACTTCGTGGTTCGAGCCGCTGTAGACGGTAAAGCCGACGGCGTCAGCGCCGAGTTCGGCGGCGTAATCGACTGTGCAGTTGACCGGCGAGTCGGGTTCGCCCATCCAGAGGTTGGAGGTGCCGTTGAGTTTCAAGAGGAGGTTGACGTCGTCCTCGTAGCTTGGGTAGTAGCCCTCGGCGATTCCTTTCTGGACGGCCATCGCCGTGACCGCGTCGTGGGTCGCCGTCTCAAAGACAGTCGCCGGATCGAGCTTTTCCGGGACGTCCTCGAAGTCGACCGGACCGTGTTCCAATCCGTGGTCCATCGCGAGAATCAATGACTTGCCGTCGCGAACGATAGGAGAGTCGTCGATGGGTAGCATTCGGTGTTCACTCCAACAGTCGGCTATATATCTCTGATGATCCTAATTATCGAAATTACTTATTTTAGTAGTAATGATCTCGACAGTCGATTTCGTCGTCGATTGGAAGTGAGTGTATACCGTTCGGTAGCGACTGGATTCGAACATCAATAACACGTCCGCAGTGACACTTCACTCGAGCAATTCCCGGGCGTTGTGTCGCCACGACCGGACGTGCAATACGCTCAACTCGAGGACCTTTGCAACGTCGAAGGCGTTGATCGTCGCTAATCGCTCAGCCGAGATGATGCCGGCGTCGGCGAGTGCTGTTGCATCGTCGGGCCCGACACCGGTCACCGCCTGAACTGGCGTCGGGCGCGGACACGGCCGCTCGGTTGCTTCGTCGGGTTCGGTCTCGACAGCGCGCGTATGGGCGTACTCGAACGCCTGCCAACTTTCGTCGTCGCTGACTGCGATCCATTCTCGCTCGGCGTCGCCCAGGCCGCGTATCTCACTCGAGCGCCGTTCGAGGTCGCCGTCACTGCCACCCTCGAGCGACCACGGAAGGGAGAACCGTCGCCGTAGTGCATCGGCAAGCGAATCGTCGACCGACGAATCGAGCAGTTCGCGGTACGAGCAGTCCTTCTCGCGGACGGTCTTTGGCTCGATCTCGGCTGCCTCGAGCGCTGCCTGTTCGTCCTCGGTGATCTCGAGGCGACGGTCGCTATCGGTGTCATGCGCCCGGCCCGCATCCGCCGTTGCTGTGGCACTGTCTGCATCGGGAACGTCAGCCTCGTCGAATGAGAAAGTAACGCCGCTGTCAGCGTCCACTTTCGCGTCGGTATTGACGTCAACTTTGATGCCGATATCGATTGTCTCGAGCCCGCTGTCTCCGTTTTTGCCGTCAGTATGCCCCGTTGTCCGTGCCCCGGTGACGACCTCTTTATTACTCACACGACCCACCTGTTATCAGTAGCTCTCACTGTCCACTCTTGAAACTTGTCCCCTGTTCGTGGCGACACCACCCACTGCGCAGCAGACCGTGTGATCCTCCATCACGTTTACCACGCAACCCGTCGAATGCGAGCCATGGTTCGCGACCGGATCGACCGAATCGGCGTCGTCGGCGCAGGGACGATGGGCAGCGGCATTGCACAGGTCGCCGCGATAAACGGCTACGACGTTCGCCTCCGAGACGTCGACCAGGCGTACGTCGAGGACGGCTTCGAAACCATCGAGCACAGCCTCTCGAGGCTCGAGGCCCGCGATGATCTCGAGGAGTCTCCCGACACAATCATCGACCGCATCGGGGGGACGACGTCTCTCGAGACGTTCGCAGACTGCGACCTCGTTATCGAAGCGGTTCTCGAGGACCTCGCAATCAAACAGGACGTCTTCGCCGACCTCGAGCGCGTCTGTGACCAGGACGTAGTGCTCGCGACGAACACGAGCACGCTCTCGATCACCTCGATTGCAAGCGACCTCGAGCACCCCGAGCGCGTCGTGGGGCTGCACTTCATGAACCCCGTGCCGATCATGGAAGGCGTCGAGGTCGTCGTCGGCGAGAAGACAACCGATGAGGTGACCGAGTTAGCGCACGACATCGCTGCAGACCTCGAGAAGACGACCTGGGAGGCTGACGACAAGCCGGGCTTCGTCACGAATCGGATTCTAATGCCCTGGATCAACGAGGGGATTCGCGCCTTCGACGAGGATGTGGCCACGAAGGAGGATATCGACGCGGGAATGGAACTCGGGACGAACGTGCCGATGGGACCGCTGACACTTGCCGATCACATTGGCCTCGACGTCTGTCTGCACGCCACGGAGACGCTCCATGAGGAACTCGGCGACCGATACCAGCCCGCCTATCTACTCAAGCGCAAGGTCGAAGCCGGCGACCTGGGTAAGAAGACGGGCGAAGGATTCTACGAGTACGAGTAGTCAAATGCCGCGATTTTGCGGGACTGGGCTCGGCTGCGTGGCAGTTTTATCATCATCGCTGTGGTTCGATACCCATGACTCACCGCGTCTTCGACAGCGACGAGTTTCAGGGCCAACTCGAGCGCGCGCTCGGAAAAGTGTACTACGGCTGTGCCGAGGTCGGCGAATGTTTCGCAACTGCTGACCGAATCATGGATGGCGATTACGACAGCTGGTACGATGAGTGGTTCGCGACGGCCGAGCGCCTCGAGCAGGTCGGCGCGTCTGCGCAGTCGAGTGGCCACCCCGTCAGCGCTCGCGAGGCGTTTTCCAGAGCATGTGAATACTACCGGTCGGCGTACTACTTTCGCCGGCACGATCTCGAAGATCCCGATCTGCTCGAGGCCTGGCGTCGCCAACGTGAGTGTTTTCGCGCAGCCATGGAACTGTTCGACCACCACAGCGAGATCATCGAGATTCCGTTCGAGGAGACGACGCTCGATGGGTATCTGTTCGCCCCGGACGCATCCGGACAGCCCCGA is a window of Natronolimnobius sp. AArcel1 DNA encoding:
- a CDS encoding class 1 fructose-bisphosphatase; translation: MTVSDPVVESIVATVTRSATEIRQGLVGRRNTVDDEENPSGETQFAADIWADELLAERLSTIDGVGQYASEEQSDVLECGAAPGSSDTYAVAVDPLDGSSNLTSNNAMGSIFGIYADSLPARGDTLVAAGYVLYGPITTMVIATDETVSEYELSGGERRLIDQDVTLPEDPVAYGFGGRVPNWTDTFEAYAREIESELKLRYGGAMIGDVNQVMTYGGIFGYPALESAPQGKLRLQFEGNPIGYIVEQAGGASSDGEQSLLTVEPTDVHQRTPVFVGNDGLLERLEASLEESV
- a CDS encoding class I fructose-bisphosphate aldolase; this encodes MLPIDDSPIVRDGKSLILAMDHGLEHGPVDFEDVPEKLDPATVFETATHDAVTAMAVQKGIAEGYYPSYEDDVNLLLKLNGTSNLWMGEPDSPVNCTVDYAAELGADAVGFTVYSGSNHEVEMFEEFRDAQESARDHDLPMVMWSYPRGQGLKNDTKPSTISYATRIALEIGADIAKVKYPGSPDAMEHACKAAGNMNVVMSGGSKTSDYDFLSTVEAAVNAGCTGLAVGRNVWQRENPTHILDALEKVIFEEETADAALEAAE
- a CDS encoding 3-hydroxyacyl-CoA dehydrogenase family protein; translated protein: MVRDRIDRIGVVGAGTMGSGIAQVAAINGYDVRLRDVDQAYVEDGFETIEHSLSRLEARDDLEESPDTIIDRIGGTTSLETFADCDLVIEAVLEDLAIKQDVFADLERVCDQDVVLATNTSTLSITSIASDLEHPERVVGLHFMNPVPIMEGVEVVVGEKTTDEVTELAHDIAADLEKTTWEADDKPGFVTNRILMPWINEGIRAFDEDVATKEDIDAGMELGTNVPMGPLTLADHIGLDVCLHATETLHEELGDRYQPAYLLKRKVEAGDLGKKTGEGFYEYE